A single region of the Saprospiraceae bacterium genome encodes:
- a CDS encoding polyprenyl synthetase family protein, translated as MAEIKKRRFAEMDETGKKIAAEVAILEKLLQPYEVFSDGQLSSYTLGFFKSKIKGKPLRAYFSRKLFEYLSYSKNSESEDFDDSAKEKEKELFFIKLPFVFEIVIVIQYLHNHILDDKYDVRKGQTEKINHNLVSSNILRELLFLYLHQEVKPLLKNENNIYDIHQMLSKLLLYVDLGQRIDKEYNTYIKWIRPSAFPDLISNRSLFTPFVKACIEPFMAEVKREVPYKNDFIETYFQRIYLTNVYFFECIVEIVMLAFDYKEREKDNLRKFSIQYGFMLQIINDYADYAYSSNEKERNLLKTASKKTTDFFADLFNFNVTLPLIYHLEEGSRRKIEAYLAGGRKQKRILNQYPSQIVNEIKESGAIRKCIDLSRQISNAARLCLDEQNPMTPYLHDMCEMAMDNKFYKIFV; from the coding sequence ATGGCAGAAATCAAAAAAAGGCGTTTCGCGGAAATGGATGAAACCGGGAAAAAAATAGCCGCCGAAGTTGCTATTTTGGAAAAATTACTCCAACCCTATGAAGTTTTCTCTGACGGACAGTTGTCTTCCTACACCTTAGGGTTTTTCAAATCAAAGATCAAAGGAAAACCATTAAGAGCCTATTTTAGTCGGAAGTTATTTGAATATCTTTCCTATAGTAAAAATAGCGAATCTGAGGATTTTGATGATTCCGCTAAGGAGAAGGAGAAGGAGCTATTTTTTATCAAACTCCCCTTTGTATTTGAAATAGTCATCGTTATACAGTACCTGCATAACCACATTTTAGATGACAAGTATGACGTAAGGAAGGGGCAAACAGAGAAAATCAATCACAACTTAGTTTCCTCAAATATCCTCAGAGAATTGCTGTTCCTTTATCTACATCAGGAAGTAAAGCCATTGTTGAAGAATGAAAACAATATTTATGATATTCATCAAATGCTTTCTAAGCTTCTTCTTTATGTAGATCTCGGACAGCGCATTGATAAAGAATACAATACTTATATCAAATGGATTAGGCCTTCAGCATTCCCTGATTTGATTTCAAACCGAAGTTTATTTACACCTTTTGTTAAAGCTTGCATTGAGCCCTTTATGGCAGAGGTTAAGCGGGAAGTACCCTATAAAAATGATTTTATTGAAACCTACTTTCAACGTATTTACCTTACCAATGTGTATTTTTTTGAGTGTATTGTGGAAATAGTTATGCTGGCTTTTGATTACAAGGAAAGAGAGAAAGACAACTTGCGAAAGTTTAGTATCCAATATGGGTTCATGCTCCAAATTATCAATGATTATGCGGATTACGCATATTCTTCTAATGAAAAGGAACGAAATCTTTTAAAAACGGCAAGTAAGAAGACAACTGATTTTTTTGCTGACTTATTTAATTTCAATGTTACTTTACCACTGATTTATCATTTAGAAGAAGGATCAAGGCGGAAAATCGAAGCTTATCTGGCTGGTGGAAGGAAACAAAAAAGAATATTGAATCAGTACCCTTCCCAAATTGTAAATGAGATCAAAGAGAGTGGAGCCATACGAAAATGCATTGATTTAAGTCGTCAAATATCAAATGCTGCTAGATTATGTTTGGATGAACAAAATCCTATGACACCTTATTTACACGATATGTGTGAAATGGCTATGGACAATAAATTCTACAAAATATTTGTCTAA
- a CDS encoding class I SAM-dependent methyltransferase has translation MKCENTYSKGISRFYDAIVNTCYYDYTTIALDLKKIFGERIDLLEIGIGTGLAAEKLIHLGYRVTGVDFSEEMLKVCRRRLKGKAELYCSDIKDFVATKKFDAAFSIGGAWYVTKDTEGNYKLLSYLHTQSDNIKALKNILRILKENGVVVASIQNNHIDLPELHIGNGHYYTHKVSVNKKDRLITKNYIVKKGNKTVAEQSCVFKEYEVREVNEVLRKHGFSTIQITDNGSFAFIRIESPRLLAKCENSLIGNYSSFDIPSLL, from the coding sequence ATGAAATGCGAGAATACATACTCTAAAGGAATCAGTAGGTTTTATGATGCCATTGTAAATACCTGTTATTATGACTATACAACCATTGCCTTAGATTTAAAAAAAATATTCGGAGAAAGGATTGATTTACTTGAAATCGGAATCGGTACCGGCTTAGCTGCCGAAAAATTAATTCATTTAGGGTATCGAGTTACAGGTGTAGACTTTTCTGAAGAAATGCTGAAAGTTTGTAGGCGAAGATTAAAAGGGAAAGCAGAATTGTATTGTTCCGATATAAAGGATTTTGTAGCAACTAAAAAATTTGATGCCGCTTTTTCAATAGGTGGTGCGTGGTATGTCACAAAAGACACTGAAGGGAATTACAAATTATTAAGTTATTTACATACCCAAAGTGATAATATTAAGGCTTTAAAAAACATTTTAAGAATACTTAAAGAGAATGGAGTCGTAGTCGCATCTATTCAAAATAATCATATAGATTTACCAGAATTGCATATCGGTAATGGCCATTATTATACTCATAAAGTTAGTGTTAATAAAAAAGACCGATTAATCACTAAAAATTATATTGTAAAGAAAGGCAACAAAACTGTAGCTGAACAAAGCTGTGTCTTTAAGGAATATGAAGTAAGAGAAGTTAATGAGGTTTTGAGAAAACACGGGTTTTCTACTATTCAAATTACAGATAATGGAAGTTTCGCTTTTATACGAATAGAATCACCGAGACTATTAGCTAAATGTGAAAATAGCTTAATTGGCAATTATAGTAGTTTTGATATCCCCAGTTTATTATAG
- a CDS encoding GNAT family N-acetyltransferase encodes MHTQPFTSTAALPYLEHLAQLRIQVFRDFPYLYEGDMGYEMDYLQTYIHAPDSVIVIAFDGEKVVGASTGIPMAFEPENIQLPWREQGYDIDKVFYYGESVLLKGYRGRGIGVQFFEHRERWARQLGRFDIATFCGVVRPDDHPDRPPDFVPLDDFWRKRGFTKTKDLVCYISWLDVNEEQESAKPLHFWYKRIN; translated from the coding sequence ATGCACACCCAACCCTTCACCAGCACCGCAGCCCTCCCCTACCTCGAACACCTGGCGCAGCTAAGGATACAGGTTTTTCGGGATTTCCCCTACCTTTATGAAGGAGATATGGGCTATGAAATGGATTACTTGCAAACCTATATTCATGCGCCGGATAGTGTCATCGTGATTGCCTTTGATGGGGAGAAGGTGGTTGGAGCTTCTACAGGCATACCAATGGCATTTGAACCGGAGAACATCCAGCTGCCTTGGCGGGAACAAGGGTATGACATCGATAAGGTTTTTTATTATGGGGAGTCGGTTTTGTTGAAGGGCTATCGGGGTCGGGGGATTGGGGTGCAGTTTTTTGAGCATCGGGAGCGCTGGGCCAGGCAGCTTGGGCGCTTTGATATCGCTACTTTTTGTGGGGTGGTGCGACCAGATGACCATCCTGACAGGCCGCCGGATTTTGTTCCGCTAGATGATTTTTGGCGCAAAAGGGGGTTTACCAAAACGAAAGACCTGGTCTGTTATATTTCCTGGTTGGATGTCAACGAGGAACAAGAAAGTGCTAAGCCTTTGCATTTCTGGTATAAAAGGATAAATTAG
- a CDS encoding M61 family peptidase has protein sequence MRISNPTSKYQIAFFLLIPVLCFSTLSAQIPIQYHLNLDDINHHELNISIDFPSVPPGALQVRMPRASPGRYAVHNFAKNVYSVKAYDKAGKELSVYRVNTQQWEVVGHQGFVRFAYTLFGNYGDGTYTGIDNRKLHMNMPATFAYGVGMDKRPIELCVDLGEHPDWKVATQLKALDEDCFWAPDYYYFFDSPTMVGDIDFRRFKMASNGKEYTIEVAMSHEGTDEELDAYVEWVQKVVEAQKEVFGELPDYDFGRYTFLVSYNPWVFGDGMEHRNSTVCSSKGNLAKNAKGLIGTISHEFFHCWNVERLRPKSLEPFNFDDANMSGELWFAEGFTSYYDDLILCRAGIITPDEYARGLTGTLNYVVNSPGRQYRNPIEMSYNAPFVDDATANDETNFSNNFISYYSYGAVLGLCLDLGIRKDYPGKSLDDVMRYLWQAHGRTEVPYQIPDLQYAVAQVTGDEQFAADFFQQSIYGSELPDIPALLAHFGLSVKTNAPNQVAFRSNLAFSEEGAEVRGNVVHGGSLDEAGLVKGDIILSIDKKAVKTEAAFKAVMAQLKVGKSYPIEFIQNGIPAAGTFTGREDPSFQVMTAEEAGARISKELGERRSAWLKQ, from the coding sequence ATGCGCATTTCAAACCCGACCAGTAAGTATCAAATTGCTTTTTTTCTTTTGATCCCAGTGCTATGTTTCAGCACACTTTCGGCTCAAATACCTATCCAATACCATCTTAATCTCGATGATATCAATCACCATGAATTGAATATCAGTATCGATTTCCCAAGTGTGCCGCCAGGGGCTCTGCAGGTGAGAATGCCTAGAGCTTCCCCGGGGCGCTATGCAGTACATAATTTTGCTAAAAATGTCTATAGTGTCAAAGCTTATGATAAGGCGGGGAAGGAATTAAGTGTCTACCGGGTCAATACGCAACAGTGGGAGGTTGTGGGGCATCAAGGCTTCGTGCGGTTTGCCTATACGCTTTTTGGGAATTATGGAGACGGGACCTACACGGGGATCGACAACCGCAAGCTCCACATGAATATGCCGGCGACATTTGCCTATGGCGTAGGCATGGATAAGCGACCGATTGAGTTGTGTGTAGATTTGGGCGAGCACCCTGACTGGAAGGTAGCCACGCAACTGAAAGCATTAGATGAAGACTGTTTTTGGGCGCCTGATTATTATTATTTCTTTGATAGTCCTACGATGGTGGGGGATATTGATTTCCGTCGGTTTAAAATGGCGTCGAATGGAAAGGAGTACACCATTGAGGTGGCGATGAGCCATGAGGGAACGGATGAGGAACTAGATGCTTATGTCGAATGGGTACAAAAGGTGGTTGAGGCGCAAAAGGAAGTTTTTGGAGAGTTACCTGATTATGACTTTGGGCGATATACCTTCTTGGTCAGTTACAATCCTTGGGTATTTGGTGATGGGATGGAGCATCGAAATTCGACGGTGTGCAGCAGTAAAGGGAATCTTGCGAAAAATGCAAAAGGGCTGATCGGCACGATTTCTCATGAATTTTTTCACTGCTGGAATGTGGAGCGCCTGCGGCCAAAATCATTGGAACCTTTCAATTTTGATGATGCGAATATGTCGGGGGAGTTGTGGTTTGCGGAGGGTTTTACCTCCTATTATGACGATCTCATCCTTTGCCGGGCCGGAATTATTACACCTGATGAGTACGCAAGAGGGCTCACGGGCACCCTCAACTACGTCGTCAATTCTCCCGGACGCCAGTATCGCAACCCCATCGAAATGAGTTATAACGCTCCCTTTGTCGATGATGCAACAGCCAATGACGAAACTAATTTTTCTAATAATTTCATTAGCTATTATTCTTATGGTGCCGTGCTTGGCTTGTGCCTGGATCTGGGGATTCGCAAGGATTACCCTGGAAAGTCGCTGGATGATGTGATGCGATACTTGTGGCAAGCGCATGGGCGAACCGAGGTGCCTTATCAGATACCTGATTTGCAATATGCCGTTGCACAGGTCACAGGCGATGAGCAATTTGCGGCCGATTTTTTCCAGCAATCCATTTACGGCAGCGAATTACCCGATATTCCCGCTTTGCTAGCCCATTTTGGTCTTTCAGTTAAAACAAATGCCCCTAACCAAGTGGCGTTTAGATCAAATTTAGCCTTTTCGGAGGAAGGGGCTGAGGTGAGGGGCAATGTCGTGCATGGTGGCTCCCTGGATGAAGCAGGTTTGGTAAAAGGCGATATCATTCTTTCCATTGATAAGAAAGCGGTTAAAACGGAGGCGGCGTTTAAAGCGGTCATGGCACAGCTTAAAGTCGGCAAATCCTATCCTATCGAATTCATCCAAAATGGAATTCCTGCTGCTGGCACCTTTACGGGCAGGGAGGACCCGAGCTTTCAGGTGATGACGGCGGAGGAAGCAGGTGCAAGGATCAGCAAAGAGCTAGGAGAACGCCGCAGTGCTTGGTTGAAGCAGTAG